Proteins from one candidate division TA06 bacterium genomic window:
- a CDS encoding radical SAM protein, which yields MALRSLKKGVIYGPVHSKRLGRSLGLNILPPDRKVCTFDCVYCHYGHTVVQPFELPEPRFIEEELREYLSEEPEIDFITFAGHGEPTLHMDFLEIVKRVKKLRDEMAPNVKIALLTNASKLSRPDVAGACELIDSPICKLDAGDEETFKRISRPMPRIYLEDIISNIRATPRAVIQAMIIEGSTTNASDEQIKSLVDAIKKAKPTFVQVYSIDFPFPDGSLMPAANEKLERIARVIKEETGIDSEAYWESK from the coding sequence ATGGCTCTGCGATCCCTCAAAAAGGGCGTAATATATGGCCCCGTGCATTCCAAGAGGCTGGGCAGGTCGCTTGGATTGAACATTCTTCCTCCTGACAGGAAGGTCTGTACCTTCGACTGCGTCTACTGCCATTACGGCCATACTGTTGTACAGCCTTTTGAGCTTCCAGAACCCCGGTTTATCGAGGAGGAGCTGAGGGAGTATCTTTCAGAAGAGCCGGAGATTGATTTCATAACATTTGCGGGTCACGGTGAGCCCACGCTCCACATGGACTTCTTGGAAATAGTCAAGAGAGTGAAGAAACTGAGAGACGAAATGGCTCCGAATGTGAAGATCGCGCTTCTTACAAATGCATCGAAGCTGTCCAGGCCGGATGTGGCGGGAGCATGCGAACTGATTGACTCTCCCATATGTAAACTGGACGCCGGAGATGAGGAGACATTCAAGAGAATCAGCAGGCCAATGCCTCGCATCTATCTTGAGGATATAATATCCAATATCAGGGCTACGCCAAGAGCGGTGATACAGGCCATGATCATTGAGGGTTCGACAACGAACGCCAGCGATGAACAGATCAAAAGTCTTGTAGATGCCATAAAGAAAGCAAAGCCAACATTTGTACAGGTGTACTCCATAGACTTTCCCTTTCCGGATGGTTCACTGATGCCAGCTGCGAATGAGAAGCTTGAGAGAATCGCCCGGGTGATCAAAGAGGAGACCG